A genomic window from Lactobacillus sp. ESL0677 includes:
- the ulaG gene encoding L-ascorbate 6-phosphate lactonase, producing MSKPTNINEVTPAVFAENNFPEWGTYLNEQIADKQVPEKSFSIWWLGCMGMWLKTHEGTNIAIDMWNGTGKHTHGDGKMRKGHQMMRMTGGEALQPNMRNKPYVIDPFAIRDLDALCVTHTHHDHLDIYTAACVNKFCPNAKFIGPQGVADEWKSWGVPEEKIIVVKPGDEVKVGSVTIKALEAFDRTELVTEDDPNVKLAGTKPKEMAKLAVNYLLETSGGNLYHSGDSHYSNTYVKHGNENKIDVTLCAYGENPRGITDKLDDSQVLRMGEALNTKVIIPMHYDIWSNIYSDPKDILALWSRKKYRLQYKFKPYIWQVGGEFNYPQDKDNFEYMYDRGFHDAFKNDPDLPFPELL from the coding sequence ATGTCAAAACCTACAAATATTAATGAAGTTACACCTGCAGTTTTTGCGGAAAACAATTTCCCTGAATGGGGTACATATTTAAATGAACAGATTGCAGATAAACAAGTACCCGAAAAGTCATTTTCAATTTGGTGGCTAGGATGTATGGGAATGTGGCTCAAGACACATGAAGGTACCAACATTGCTATTGATATGTGGAACGGCACAGGTAAGCATACACATGGTGACGGTAAAATGCGTAAGGGTCACCAAATGATGCGGATGACTGGTGGGGAAGCCTTACAGCCAAACATGCGTAACAAGCCATATGTAATTGATCCATTTGCAATTAGGGATTTGGATGCATTGTGTGTTACTCATACTCACCACGATCACTTAGATATTTATACTGCAGCTTGTGTAAATAAGTTCTGTCCAAATGCTAAGTTTATTGGGCCTCAAGGAGTTGCTGATGAATGGAAGTCATGGGGCGTTCCTGAAGAAAAAATCATCGTTGTAAAACCAGGTGATGAAGTCAAGGTAGGCTCTGTAACGATTAAGGCTCTAGAAGCTTTTGATAGAACAGAATTAGTAACTGAAGACGATCCTAATGTTAAATTGGCTGGGACGAAGCCAAAGGAAATGGCAAAGTTGGCCGTAAATTATCTTCTTGAAACTTCAGGTGGTAATTTATATCACTCAGGTGATTCTCATTATTCTAACACTTATGTTAAGCATGGTAATGAAAATAAAATTGATGTTACATTATGTGCTTATGGTGAAAATCCTCGTGGTATTACTGATAAATTGGATGATTCACAAGTTTTACGAATGGGTGAAGCTTTGAATACTAAAGTAATTATTCCAATGCACTATGATATTTGGTCAAATATTTATAGTGATCCTAAAGATATTTTAGCTTTATGGAGCAGAAAAAAGTACCGCTTACAATACAAATTTAAACCATATATTTGGCAAGTTGGCGGCGAATTCAATTATCCACAAGATAAAGATAATTTTGAATATATGTATGATCGTGGCTTCCATGATGCATTTAAGAATGACCCAGACTTACCATTCCCAGAATTATTATAA
- a CDS encoding PTS sugar transporter subunit IIA — MLRYFLENHLINISTEHPQNWEDAIRVSGEIMKSNNLVTDKYIDQVIADVKKYGPYIVIVPGVAMPHSQADSSGVLGTGIGLTIFPEAVSFDKDDSEKDAQLFFMLAAKDNKQHMENIANLSNMLMEDGLIEDLRKVRSLEDYRQVMDKYELSTKESR; from the coding sequence ATGCTACGTTATTTTTTAGAAAATCATTTGATTAATATCAGTACAGAGCATCCGCAAAATTGGGAAGATGCAATCAGAGTTTCTGGGGAAATTATGAAGTCAAATAATCTTGTTACTGATAAGTATATTGATCAAGTAATTGCTGATGTTAAAAAGTATGGCCCATATATTGTGATTGTACCTGGGGTTGCTATGCCTCACTCACAAGCGGATAGTTCAGGTGTTTTAGGTACTGGTATTGGTTTAACAATTTTTCCAGAAGCAGTTTCCTTCGACAAAGATGATTCTGAAAAGGATGCTCAACTGTTCTTTATGCTAGCTGCCAAGGATAACAAGCAGCACATGGAGAATATTGCTAACTTGTCCAATATGCTAATGGAAGATGGCTTGATTGAAGATTTACGGAAAGTTAGAAGCTTAGAAGATTACCGTCAAGTGATGGACAAGTACGAATTAAGCACAAAAGAGAGTAGGTAA
- a CDS encoding PTS ascorbate transporter subunit IIC encodes MQNVLNVLLAIWSYFATNVLGQPAFMIGFIVLIGYILERKKWYEVLSGFLKATVGYFILSAGSGGLVNTFRPILVGLKDRFHLSAMIIDPYFGQNAVNAGIMQRFGRSFADTMLLLLFAYIINILLVRFSKYTKLRAVFTTGNVQVQQAATAFWLILFCFPTLNRLSILAIMSLILGLYWAVGSNLTVGITQELTDGAGFAVAHQQMFGIYFFAKISEMLEKHSMKKGKENKNKRLEDIELPSFMSIFNDNMVSTSLLMLVFIGAILIVLGPDYLTKAHFMQKGQSFVFYILQTALQFSVYLAILQLGVRTFVNELTESFTGISDRWLPGAVPGIDVAATLGFGSQNAQTIGFMFGALGQFTMIFLLLIFHSPTLVIAGFIPLFFDNAAIGLYSNDRGGYKCAMIMPFISGLIQVAGSALIATWVGMARYGGYLGMFDWATVWPFFTVIMKYLGYFGVAIIIIALLAIPQLQYRADPEGYFLITEDYSAWEKLNHKEE; translated from the coding sequence ATGCAAAATGTTTTAAATGTTTTACTAGCCATTTGGAGCTACTTTGCCACTAATGTTTTAGGACAACCTGCATTTATGATCGGTTTTATTGTTTTAATCGGTTATATTTTGGAACGTAAAAAGTGGTACGAAGTCTTGTCTGGCTTTTTAAAGGCTACAGTCGGCTACTTTATTTTGTCAGCTGGCTCAGGTGGACTAGTTAATACTTTCCGACCAATTTTGGTTGGGTTAAAAGATCGTTTCCATTTAAGTGCGATGATCATCGATCCGTATTTTGGTCAAAATGCCGTTAATGCGGGGATTATGCAACGGTTTGGTCGCTCTTTTGCAGATACGATGCTGCTACTCCTATTTGCATATATTATCAATATTTTATTGGTACGCTTTTCAAAATACACTAAATTAAGAGCGGTTTTTACAACTGGTAATGTTCAAGTTCAGCAAGCTGCTACTGCTTTCTGGCTAATCCTGTTTTGTTTTCCAACTTTGAATAGACTGTCAATTTTGGCAATTATGAGTTTGATCTTGGGGCTTTATTGGGCCGTTGGTTCTAACTTAACTGTTGGTATTACGCAAGAGTTAACTGACGGTGCTGGTTTTGCGGTTGCTCACCAACAAATGTTTGGTATTTATTTCTTTGCTAAAATTTCTGAAATGCTTGAAAAGCATTCCATGAAAAAGGGCAAGGAAAATAAAAATAAGCGACTTGAAGATATTGAATTGCCTAGTTTTATGTCAATTTTTAATGACAATATGGTTTCAACTTCTTTGTTAATGCTGGTATTCATTGGTGCGATTTTAATCGTATTAGGTCCAGATTACTTAACTAAGGCTCATTTTATGCAAAAGGGTCAAAGCTTCGTCTTTTACATTTTGCAAACTGCATTGCAGTTCTCAGTTTATCTTGCCATTTTACAGTTGGGTGTTAGAACTTTCGTTAATGAATTAACAGAATCCTTCACAGGTATTTCTGATAGATGGCTGCCTGGTGCAGTTCCCGGTATTGATGTTGCTGCAACCTTAGGTTTTGGTTCACAAAATGCGCAAACGATTGGCTTTATGTTTGGTGCATTAGGTCAATTTACAATGATCTTTTTGTTACTGATCTTCCATTCGCCTACTTTGGTAATTGCAGGATTTATTCCGTTATTCTTTGATAATGCAGCAATTGGTTTGTACTCTAACGATCGTGGTGGTTACAAGTGTGCCATGATAATGCCGTTTATTTCTGGCTTAATTCAAGTTGCTGGGTCAGCCTTAATTGCTACTTGGGTTGGTATGGCTCGTTATGGTGGCTACCTTGGTATGTTCGACTGGGCTACTGTTTGGCCATTCTTCACTGTGATTATGAAGTACTTAGGTTACTTTGGTGTTGCGATTATCATTATTGCATTGCTGGCAATTCCGCAATTGCAGTACCGCGCAGACCCAGAAGGTTACTTCTTAATTACTGAGGATTACTCAGCTTGGGAAAAGTTAAATCATAAGGAAGAATAA
- a CDS encoding PTS sugar transporter subunit IIB: MKILTACANGSGTSLMLMRTVKKTMEKMGYQITQADHTSISEAKGIARNYDVVFTSIPFIKMFDEVKKRGGEVIGIKNVISAKEVEDKINESDIPTKFKKN; the protein is encoded by the coding sequence ATGAAAATTTTAACTGCATGTGCTAACGGTTCAGGTACTAGCTTAATGTTGATGAGAACCGTTAAAAAGACAATGGAAAAAATGGGTTATCAGATTACGCAGGCTGACCATACTTCAATTTCAGAAGCTAAAGGAATTGCTCGTAATTATGACGTTGTTTTTACTTCAATCCCGTTTATTAAAATGTTTGACGAAGTAAAAAAACGTGGCGGCGAGGTAATCGGCATTAAGAATGTTATCTCAGCTAAAGAAGTTGAAGATAAGATTAACGAATCCGATATTCCAACAAAATTCAAGAAAAATTAA
- a CDS encoding 3-keto-L-gulonate-6-phosphate decarboxylase UlaD translates to MTIPKLQVALDSDNTAQAISVLRKVEDLIDVVEAGTILVYRDGLSAVRNLRAMAPDKIVLADVKCADAGTKCGKSCKDAGADWMTCINAATVPTMSNAQKEIEVQVELYEGWDDKDRMQQWLDNGIHQVVYHQSRDAKFAGQKWSEKDVENVKNLIKLGFKVSVTGGVHPEILKLFKGVPVYTFIAGRAIREADDPRAVAQQFKDEINKIWG, encoded by the coding sequence ATGACGATACCTAAATTACAAGTTGCCTTAGATAGTGACAATACTGCTCAAGCAATTAGCGTTTTACGCAAAGTTGAAGATTTAATTGATGTTGTTGAAGCTGGGACTATTTTGGTTTACCGCGATGGTTTAAGTGCTGTAAGGAATTTACGTGCGATGGCTCCCGATAAAATTGTTTTGGCAGATGTGAAATGTGCTGATGCCGGAACAAAATGTGGTAAGTCTTGCAAAGATGCCGGTGCTGATTGGATGACTTGTATTAATGCAGCAACAGTTCCAACAATGAGTAATGCTCAAAAAGAAATTGAAGTTCAGGTTGAGCTTTATGAAGGTTGGGATGATAAAGACAGAATGCAACAATGGCTTGACAATGGTATTCACCAAGTTGTTTATCATCAAAGTCGTGATGCTAAGTTTGCTGGTCAAAAATGGTCTGAAAAAGATGTTGAAAACGTTAAGAATTTGATCAAGCTGGGCTTCAAGGTATCTGTTACTGGTGGTGTTCATCCAGAAATTCTGAAGTTATTTAAGGGTGTACCTGTTTATACCTTTATTGCTGGTCGGGCAATTAGAGAAGCCGACGATCCTCGTGCTGTCGCACAACAGTTCAAGGACGAAATTAATAAAATTTGGGGTTAA
- a CDS encoding L-ribulose-5-phosphate 3-epimerase codes for MTVNSLGIYEKALPQNLSWEETFNLVHQLGFNFLEFSVDESDKRLARLDWTHDERKKFRDLMWSTNTRINNLMLSGHRRFPLGSADSDIRKKSLEMMSKAVDLCVDLGIHNIQMAGYDVYYEKKTDLSREYYVENLIKCVHMAAKKNIMLSIETMDDPFINNLSKIAQYHQLAQSPWLQAYPDLGNLSAWPENDVPAEIENYIDTICAIHLKDSKKVTPDFKGQFKNVPFGTGCVDFVGLLRELVRLNYNGSFTIEMWSGDNGDENALEEVKAAKTFFDKIFAQVGITQEVVE; via the coding sequence ATGACAGTAAATTCGTTAGGCATTTATGAAAAAGCCTTGCCACAGAATTTATCTTGGGAAGAAACTTTTAATTTAGTTCATCAATTAGGTTTTAATTTCTTAGAGTTTTCGGTTGATGAAAGTGACAAGCGATTAGCGCGGTTAGATTGGACACATGATGAACGCAAAAAATTTCGTGATCTAATGTGGTCAACTAATACAAGGATTAATAACTTAATGCTGTCAGGACATCGCCGCTTTCCGTTAGGCTCTGCTGACTCTGATATCCGTAAAAAATCATTAGAGATGATGTCAAAGGCAGTTGATTTATGTGTTGACTTAGGCATTCATAATATTCAGATGGCTGGTTATGATGTCTATTATGAAAAAAAGACAGATTTATCTCGTGAATATTATGTGGAAAATTTGATTAAATGTGTTCATATGGCAGCTAAGAAAAATATTATGTTGTCGATCGAAACGATGGATGATCCATTTATTAATAACTTGTCTAAGATTGCGCAATATCATCAACTAGCTCAAAGTCCGTGGCTGCAAGCTTATCCAGATTTAGGCAATTTAAGTGCATGGCCTGAAAATGATGTGCCTGCCGAAATTGAAAACTATATTGATACGATCTGTGCAATTCATCTAAAAGATAGTAAAAAAGTAACGCCTGATTTTAAAGGTCAATTTAAGAATGTACCTTTTGGCACAGGCTGTGTTGATTTTGTGGGCTTATTGCGGGAGCTGGTTCGCCTTAATTACAATGGTAGCTTTACGATTGAGATGTGGTCAGGCGATAACGGTGATGAGAATGCACTGGAAGAAGTTAAGGCTGCGAAGACTTTCTTTGATAAAATTTTTGCTCAAGTTGGAATCACGCAAGAAGTAGTTGAGTAA
- a CDS encoding L-ribulose-5-phosphate 4-epimerase, which translates to MLEKLKEEVYEANMSIPKLNLVTFTWGNVSGIDRDAGLYVIKPSGVPYEELKPKDLVVVNLKGEVVEGDKNPSSDTPTHTYLYNHFPNIGGIVHTHSPWAVSFAAAKMDIPALNTTHADTFYTDVPAADALTKEEIEEDYEGNTGKTIVRTFKERHLDYEATPAALVSQHGPFAWGETPEKAVYNAKVLEVVAEEDFHTLELTHQSSELPQYLLDKHYYRKHGPNAYYGQK; encoded by the coding sequence ATGCTTGAAAAGTTAAAAGAAGAAGTATATGAGGCAAATATGTCGATACCCAAACTAAATTTGGTAACTTTTACTTGGGGAAATGTATCTGGCATTGATCGTGACGCGGGATTATACGTTATTAAGCCGTCAGGTGTACCGTATGAGGAACTTAAGCCGAAAGATTTGGTAGTTGTTAATTTAAAGGGTGAGGTAGTCGAAGGCGATAAAAATCCATCTTCAGATACGCCAACCCATACATATTTATATAATCATTTTCCTAATATTGGTGGCATTGTTCATACACATTCACCTTGGGCGGTGTCTTTTGCGGCAGCTAAAATGGATATTCCTGCGTTAAATACTACACATGCCGATACATTTTATACTGATGTTCCGGCGGCTGACGCGTTAACTAAGGAAGAAATTGAAGAAGATTATGAAGGCAATACTGGTAAGACAATTGTTAGGACTTTTAAGGAGCGACATTTAGATTATGAGGCAACTCCAGCAGCTTTAGTGAGTCAGCACGGACCGTTTGCATGGGGAGAAACTCCTGAAAAGGCAGTTTATAATGCCAAAGTTTTAGAAGTCGTTGCAGAAGAAGATTTTCATACCTTAGAATTGACTCATCAAAGTTCCGAATTGCCGCAATACTTACTTGATAAGCATTATTATCGGAAGCATGGTCCCAATGCTTACTATGGACAAAAGTAG
- a CDS encoding beta-glucoside-specific PTS transporter subunit IIABC: protein MDFQALAQNILTNVGGKENVASLERCFTRLRFVLKDSSKANSDEISHLEGVIQVLNANGQFQVVLGNNVGKTYDAIEPMIGETISASVDDAPKEKVGIGTKILNVIAAIFTPTVPAIAASGMIKGFLAIAVIIATNVYHTDITKFNTYIILSAASDALFYFMPIILARSSAKVFKTNEYIAMVIAATLCYPSIVNLMTGKAPVTLFGLQITKASYTSSVIPIIIAVFILAYLERFIDRIMPEVLKIIMVPTLCLLIMVPATLMLFGPIGIYLGNFINWLYYYIMHFSPILLGAFIGGIWCVLVVFGAHRAIIPIGINDVAKTGHQNLLAFAGAANFSQAGAALGVFLKTKNKNLKTVSASATVTALFGITEPAIYGANLRLKRPMVYAVISGALGGALMGWGGSFGNAFANQGILTIPVYASSGLKGFVCYLLGCAIAFFGACILTVVLGFKDLPEKLSGQNSEELATIPVTAAEDEEVASPLAGKVIALAQVKDEVFSSGAMGKGVAIVPTEGEVVAPADCEVQVLYPTMHAIGLLLDNGIQLLIHIGQDTVELKGKYFTSHTEVGAHLRKGDPIVSFDCAKIKQAGYDLTTPVIITNAAPDALITMTDENEVAQGSILMEFKGKVTNEEV from the coding sequence ATGGATTTCCAAGCTTTGGCCCAAAACATTTTGACTAATGTTGGTGGCAAAGAAAATGTGGCTAGTTTGGAGCGTTGCTTTACCAGATTACGCTTTGTTTTAAAAGACAGCAGTAAGGCAAATAGCGACGAAATTAGTCACTTAGAAGGTGTCATTCAAGTATTGAATGCTAACGGTCAGTTTCAGGTTGTGCTCGGTAATAACGTCGGTAAAACGTATGATGCAATTGAGCCAATGATTGGTGAGACGATTTCAGCTTCGGTTGATGATGCGCCAAAAGAGAAGGTTGGAATAGGAACTAAAATTCTCAACGTAATTGCCGCAATTTTTACGCCAACTGTACCAGCAATTGCTGCATCGGGGATGATTAAAGGTTTCTTGGCAATTGCAGTGATTATTGCTACCAATGTTTATCATACTGATATTACTAAGTTCAATACTTACATTATTTTAAGCGCGGCATCAGATGCTTTGTTCTACTTTATGCCGATTATTTTAGCTCGGTCGTCGGCTAAGGTGTTTAAAACTAATGAATATATTGCGATGGTAATTGCGGCTACGCTTTGTTATCCGTCAATTGTTAACTTGATGACGGGTAAGGCGCCAGTTACCTTGTTTGGTTTACAGATTACTAAAGCTAGTTATACCTCGTCGGTTATTCCGATTATTATTGCCGTCTTTATCTTGGCTTATTTGGAACGCTTTATTGATCGGATTATGCCAGAAGTTCTGAAGATTATCATGGTACCAACACTTTGTTTGCTGATTATGGTGCCGGCAACCTTAATGCTGTTTGGTCCGATCGGCATTTATCTTGGTAATTTTATTAATTGGCTTTATTACTACATTATGCATTTCAGCCCGATTTTATTAGGGGCATTTATTGGTGGTATTTGGTGTGTCTTGGTTGTCTTTGGTGCGCATCGTGCCATTATTCCGATTGGGATTAATGACGTTGCTAAGACCGGACACCAGAACTTACTAGCCTTTGCAGGTGCTGCTAACTTTTCTCAAGCTGGTGCTGCCTTAGGTGTTTTCTTAAAAACAAAAAATAAGAATCTAAAGACTGTTTCTGCTTCAGCAACGGTGACGGCACTGTTTGGTATTACTGAGCCAGCAATCTATGGTGCTAACTTGCGGTTGAAACGGCCAATGGTTTATGCAGTTATCAGTGGTGCTCTAGGTGGCGCCTTAATGGGCTGGGGCGGTTCTTTTGGTAATGCCTTTGCTAACCAAGGAATTTTGACCATTCCGGTTTATGCTAGTAGCGGCTTAAAGGGCTTTGTTTGTTATCTATTAGGATGTGCGATTGCCTTCTTTGGCGCCTGCATCTTAACGGTTGTCTTAGGCTTTAAGGATTTACCAGAAAAATTGTCGGGTCAAAATAGTGAAGAATTAGCTACGATTCCAGTTACGGCAGCTGAAGATGAGGAAGTCGCGTCACCACTAGCTGGGAAAGTAATTGCTTTAGCACAAGTCAAAGATGAGGTCTTTTCGTCAGGCGCAATGGGCAAAGGTGTTGCCATTGTGCCAACAGAAGGTGAAGTTGTAGCTCCTGCTGATTGTGAAGTGCAAGTTTTATACCCAACGATGCATGCAATTGGCTTATTGCTGGATAATGGGATTCAATTACTAATTCATATTGGTCAAGATACTGTTGAACTAAAAGGTAAGTACTTTACCAGTCATACAGAAGTTGGCGCACATTTAAGAAAGGGCGATCCGATTGTTAGCTTTGATTGTGCTAAAATCAAGCAGGCTGGTTATGATTTAACAACGCCAGTAATTATTACTAATGCGGCTCCTGATGCGCTGATTACAATGACAGATGAAAATGAAGTTGCGCAAGGCAGTATCTTAATGGAATTTAAGGGTAAGGTAACAAATGAAGAAGTTTAA
- a CDS encoding glycoside hydrolase family 1 protein — MKKFKDDFWWGASSSAFQIEGAWDEDGKGESVADYNSFKHSDEQADTKVASDFYHHYQEDIKLMKQMGMQAYRFSIAWTRIIPDGDGQVNQAGIDFYNRVIDECVANQIIPFVTLYHFDLPLALAQKYNGWASRDCVSAFRRYAQICFKAFGDRVKNWQVINEQNLMVRVNERMNMDDVPQDEAEKVRAQMDYHMFLACAYAMSDCHEMVTGGKIGPAISSTMTYPVSDRPLDVWAAKMNDNFKTNYALEMYCFGQYPGYYRHFLQEQGIYPQTAAGDDKVLACARPDFIAVNYYRTLAAEYLPADQEHPVGQRVSDIDFDLYGYFKIKKNEHLKATEYGAQIDPLGLRLVLNEYYQKYRLPMIITENGLGTADELTADGKVHDQYRIDYLQAHIAACYDAIQDGVELFGYCPWSVMDILSSHQGFKKRYGFIYVNRTDFDLKDMRRIPKDSFYWYQNVIKNNGLEE, encoded by the coding sequence ATGAAGAAGTTTAAGGATGATTTTTGGTGGGGTGCTTCGTCTTCCGCATTTCAAATTGAGGGTGCCTGGGATGAAGATGGTAAGGGTGAGTCTGTTGCCGACTATAATTCATTTAAGCATTCAGATGAGCAAGCAGATACCAAGGTGGCCAGTGACTTTTACCATCATTATCAAGAGGATATTAAGTTAATGAAGCAGATGGGGATGCAGGCTTATCGCTTCTCAATTGCGTGGACTAGAATTATCCCTGACGGTGATGGTCAGGTCAATCAAGCTGGAATTGATTTTTATAACCGTGTGATCGATGAGTGTGTGGCTAATCAGATTATTCCCTTTGTGACTCTTTACCATTTTGACTTGCCGCTGGCTTTAGCTCAAAAGTACAATGGCTGGGCTAGTCGCGATTGTGTTAGTGCCTTTCGACGTTATGCTCAGATTTGCTTTAAGGCGTTTGGCGACCGGGTTAAAAACTGGCAGGTAATTAATGAGCAAAACTTGATGGTGCGGGTTAATGAACGGATGAATATGGATGATGTCCCGCAAGATGAGGCTGAGAAGGTCCGCGCGCAGATGGATTACCATATGTTCTTAGCTTGTGCATACGCAATGAGTGATTGTCACGAAATGGTTACTGGCGGTAAAATTGGCCCCGCAATTTCATCGACAATGACTTATCCAGTCAGTGATCGGCCACTTGATGTCTGGGCAGCGAAAATGAACGATAATTTTAAGACTAATTATGCCTTGGAAATGTATTGCTTTGGTCAATATCCGGGTTACTATCGTCATTTTTTGCAAGAGCAGGGCATTTATCCGCAAACTGCAGCTGGCGACGACAAGGTTCTAGCTTGTGCGCGGCCTGACTTTATTGCGGTTAACTATTACCGGACTTTAGCGGCAGAATATTTACCGGCCGATCAAGAACATCCAGTTGGTCAGCGCGTAAGCGATATTGACTTTGACCTTTATGGCTATTTTAAAATCAAAAAGAATGAGCATTTGAAGGCTACTGAATATGGTGCCCAAATTGATCCACTTGGCTTGCGACTTGTTTTGAATGAATATTATCAAAAATACCGCTTGCCAATGATTATTACCGAAAACGGTTTGGGAACGGCTGACGAATTGACCGCTGATGGTAAAGTTCACGATCAATATCGGATTGATTATTTACAAGCCCATATTGCGGCATGTTATGATGCAATTCAGGATGGCGTTGAGCTGTTTGGTTATTGTCCGTGGTCAGTAATGGATATTTTGAGTTCGCACCAAGGCTTTAAAAAGCGCTACGGTTTTATTTATGTTAATCGTACCGATTTTGACTTAAAGGACATGCGCAGAATACCTAAAGATAGTTTCTATTGGTATCAAAATGTAATTAAGAATAACGGTTTAGAAGAGTAA
- the yaaA gene encoding peroxide stress protein YaaA, which translates to MKIIISPAMKMKVDREAFKVRSTPQFLPQAEQLADYLKTCDLARLKAIWQASERTAKEAQSQLAQLDLTQTSNLTPAVISYSGIQYQYMAADLFTAPALDYLQDKVRILSGLYGVLRPFDGVWPYRLEMKNKVTGFKEPNLYHFWGSTIADNLFNDETVLINLASKEYSKNISPYLSAKRRMINIDFQECKNGRWKTVGVHAKMARGEMTRFIAENQLTKPEELQNFNDFGFQFMPEESTIDTYVFRTEFDFKRR; encoded by the coding sequence ATGAAAATTATTATTTCCCCAGCAATGAAGATGAAAGTTGATCGCGAAGCCTTTAAGGTAAGGTCAACGCCGCAGTTCTTACCGCAGGCTGAGCAATTAGCAGATTATTTAAAAACCTGTGATTTAGCGCGGCTGAAGGCTATTTGGCAGGCAAGCGAGCGAACAGCTAAGGAAGCTCAGAGCCAGCTTGCTCAACTTGACTTAACGCAGACCAGCAATTTAACGCCAGCGGTTATTTCTTATTCCGGCATTCAATACCAATATATGGCGGCAGATTTATTTACTGCACCCGCACTTGATTACTTACAGGACAAGGTGCGGATTTTGTCTGGCCTATATGGTGTTTTACGTCCGTTTGATGGTGTCTGGCCATACCGCTTGGAGATGAAGAACAAGGTTACTGGTTTTAAAGAGCCAAATTTATATCATTTTTGGGGTTCAACCATTGCGGATAATTTATTTAATGACGAAACAGTTCTGATTAATTTGGCATCTAAGGAATATTCTAAGAATATTAGCCCGTATTTATCAGCCAAGCGGCGCATGATTAATATTGATTTCCAGGAATGTAAGAACGGGCGATGGAAGACTGTTGGCGTGCATGCCAAAATGGCGCGAGGAGAAATGACGCGCTTTATTGCGGAAAACCAGTTAACTAAGCCCGAGGAATTGCAGAATTTTAATGATTTTGGCTTTCAATTTATGCCTGAAGAAAGCACTATCGATACCTATGTCTTTCGCACTGAGTTTGACTTTAAAAGACGATAA
- a CDS encoding histidine phosphatase family protein, with amino-acid sequence MEIVFVRHGQTDLNKTGCIQGSRFDHNLNEAGRAYAEKAAANFDPSSFDVVFSSPMKRALETARIFTKGQKEIKIDNRLIEFNFGEWDGQLLTELGQKYPDAIDPWGKANANYIKYAPHGESNEELNDRCGQFLDDITQNYAGKKVLVVCHGTLIRMMFAHYFTNGDFNYFDTMKNCALAKISYRDHTPRINYYNQVLAF; translated from the coding sequence ATGGAAATTGTTTTTGTTCGTCACGGTCAAACTGATTTAAATAAAACGGGTTGTATTCAGGGGTCGCGTTTTGATCATAACCTAAATGAGGCTGGTCGCGCCTATGCCGAAAAGGCTGCCGCTAATTTTGATCCGTCAAGTTTTGATGTTGTGTTTTCCAGTCCAATGAAACGAGCACTGGAAACAGCGCGGATTTTTACTAAAGGACAAAAAGAGATCAAGATTGATAATCGGTTAATTGAGTTTAACTTTGGCGAGTGGGACGGTCAGCTATTAACAGAATTAGGGCAAAAATATCCTGATGCGATTGATCCTTGGGGCAAGGCAAATGCAAATTATATTAAGTATGCCCCACATGGCGAAAGTAACGAGGAATTAAATGACCGTTGCGGGCAATTCTTAGATGATATTACTCAAAATTATGCTGGTAAAAAAGTTTTGGTGGTTTGTCATGGTACGTTAATTCGGATGATGTTTGCCCATTATTTTACTAATGGTGATTTTAACTATTTTGATACGATGAAGAATTGTGCTTTGGCAAAAATTTCGTATCGCGATCACACTCCGCGAATTAACTATTATAATCAAGTGTTAGCGTTTTAA